The Trinickia acidisoli genome includes a window with the following:
- a CDS encoding GDP-L-fucose synthase family protein, whose product MHATSRIYVAGHTGLIGSACVRRLRRVGFERLLLKPHHELELTESSAVDEFFDNSRPDYVVLAAGRVGGIVENQLYPADFINTNLAIQLNVLRAAHRAGVKKLILFGSSCMYPRDCPQPMPESLLLSGIPESTSLAYAVSKLAGVQMCLAYNQQYGEQRFIPLIPNSAFGPNDNFDPKSGHVLSALIRRFHEAKQRGAASVTLWGSGNPRREFIHADDVADACIALLQGDTEHLRFPINVGTGCDLSIRELAEAVASVTGYAGEIEWDTSKPDGAPRKLLDSSRIKGFGWRNSVEFDAGLQDTYRWYLQAMQNAEAKA is encoded by the coding sequence GTGCACGCTACATCGCGGATCTACGTCGCGGGCCACACTGGCCTGATCGGCTCGGCGTGCGTACGCCGACTCCGGCGTGTCGGTTTTGAACGATTGCTGTTGAAGCCGCATCACGAACTGGAACTCACTGAGTCGAGCGCGGTTGATGAGTTCTTCGACAATAGCCGTCCGGATTACGTCGTTCTCGCGGCCGGACGCGTTGGTGGCATCGTCGAGAATCAGTTGTATCCGGCGGACTTCATCAATACGAATCTTGCGATTCAACTAAATGTGCTGAGAGCGGCACACCGAGCGGGCGTGAAAAAGTTGATCCTTTTCGGCTCGTCGTGCATGTATCCGCGCGACTGTCCGCAGCCCATGCCCGAATCATTGCTTCTTTCCGGCATTCCGGAGTCAACGAGTCTTGCCTATGCGGTCTCGAAGTTGGCCGGCGTGCAAATGTGTTTGGCCTACAACCAGCAATATGGCGAGCAGCGATTCATACCCTTGATCCCCAACAGCGCCTTTGGTCCCAATGACAATTTCGACCCGAAATCGGGGCATGTCCTTTCCGCGCTGATACGCCGTTTCCATGAAGCGAAGCAACGGGGCGCCGCGAGCGTCACGCTTTGGGGAAGCGGCAACCCCCGCCGCGAGTTCATCCATGCCGACGATGTGGCCGATGCGTGCATCGCACTCCTGCAAGGCGATACGGAACACCTGCGATTTCCGATCAATGTCGGAACGGGATGCGATCTGTCGATTCGTGAACTCGCGGAGGCGGTGGCCAGCGTGACAGGGTATGCGGGAGAGATCGAATGGGATACCTCGAAGCCGGACGGCGCCCCCAGGAAACTGTTGGACAGTAGTCGAATAAAGGGGTTTGGCTGGCGCAACAGCGTCGAATTCGACGCTGGGCTCCAGGATACCTATCGGTGGTATCTGCAAGCTATGCAAAACGCGGAGGCTAAAGCATGA
- a CDS encoding transketolase, translated as MNDRSIDLQQKARWVWRETLAIHRRAPETRLASSLSAVEIFTALYYGGIVRFDPSDPRSPRRDRCIISKGHGSICMYPILADLGFFPMQALESVGEAGGFLGGIPDPVIPGYETVNGSLGHGLGVGAGIALGLRRKGSDRHVFVVTGDGELHEGANWEAIMFASQHQLDNLHLVVDDNHISMLGYTDSIVSHGALSDRLRAFGWDCAEVDGHDVNAVQAALHAQIGKFDGKPKALIARTLKGHGVPGLENAPLSHIINPKPELIDRLLEQHS; from the coding sequence ATGAACGATCGCTCCATCGACTTACAACAGAAGGCGCGTTGGGTCTGGAGAGAGACGCTGGCTATCCATCGAAGGGCGCCCGAAACTCGGTTGGCATCGTCGCTTTCCGCGGTCGAGATATTTACCGCGTTGTACTACGGTGGCATCGTCCGCTTCGACCCCAGCGATCCTCGCTCGCCGCGGCGTGACCGCTGCATCATCAGCAAGGGGCATGGATCGATCTGCATGTATCCGATTCTCGCGGATCTGGGATTTTTTCCGATGCAAGCGCTCGAAAGCGTGGGTGAGGCGGGCGGCTTTTTGGGCGGCATCCCCGATCCGGTGATACCGGGCTATGAAACGGTAAACGGCTCTCTGGGCCACGGCCTGGGCGTGGGGGCGGGAATCGCGCTCGGGCTTCGGCGCAAAGGTAGCGATCGCCACGTTTTCGTCGTGACCGGCGATGGAGAGCTCCACGAGGGCGCCAATTGGGAGGCAATCATGTTTGCCTCTCAGCATCAACTCGATAATTTGCATCTCGTCGTTGACGATAATCACATCAGCATGCTCGGCTACACCGATAGCATCGTTTCGCACGGCGCGCTCTCCGACCGGCTTCGAGCATTCGGATGGGATTGCGCCGAAGTAGATGGGCACGACGTGAATGCGGTGCAAGCCGCATTGCACGCTCAGATAGGCAAGTTCGACGGCAAACCAAAGGCGCTCATTGCTCGGACCTTGAAAGGGCATGGCGTGCCGGGCCTCGAGAATGCTCCCCTCTCGCACATCATCAATCCGAAGCCGGAACTTATCGATCGTCTGCTGGAGCAACATTCGTGA
- a CDS encoding transketolase family protein yields MSDKPLAMRDAFLERIWRAMAEDSRVFFVTADFGSPVLDKIRTDFPDRFVNVGIAEQNLINVSAGLALEDFKVFAYAIAPFITMRCCEQIRVNLALLSQVRPMNVNLIGVGAGYSYVVSGPTHQCYEDLALMRAIPVVRVLSPADHVTAASMFDQCVNGPGLRYLRFDAQVLPVVYDKAAPNADLGFHLHRRGKTICLIATGYMLHTALKVAERLDEVGLEVGVIDLFDLSRFSAAMLQETLRTYEGIVSLEEGFRGRGGMDAMLFEFLARSGLNKRMLNIGVDGAYRFDLGTRTELHELVGIGPEAVQRGIHDFANRVAA; encoded by the coding sequence GTGAGCGACAAACCGTTGGCCATGCGCGATGCCTTTCTCGAACGCATTTGGCGCGCGATGGCGGAAGACTCTCGAGTTTTTTTCGTGACCGCCGATTTCGGCTCCCCGGTGCTCGACAAGATACGAACAGATTTCCCGGATCGTTTCGTCAATGTCGGGATTGCCGAGCAAAACCTAATCAACGTATCCGCAGGGCTGGCGCTCGAAGACTTCAAAGTGTTTGCTTACGCCATTGCACCGTTCATCACGATGCGATGCTGTGAGCAAATTCGTGTCAACTTGGCGCTGCTCTCGCAAGTGCGGCCGATGAACGTCAACCTGATCGGCGTAGGCGCGGGCTATAGCTACGTGGTCTCGGGGCCGACTCATCAGTGCTATGAAGATCTGGCGTTGATGCGAGCGATTCCGGTCGTCCGTGTCCTGTCTCCCGCTGATCACGTCACGGCGGCATCGATGTTCGATCAATGCGTGAATGGGCCGGGCCTGCGGTATCTGCGCTTCGACGCGCAGGTACTGCCCGTTGTCTACGACAAAGCCGCGCCGAATGCCGATCTCGGATTTCATCTTCATCGGCGCGGCAAGACGATTTGTTTGATTGCGACCGGGTACATGCTTCACACCGCGCTAAAGGTCGCAGAACGTCTGGACGAGGTTGGACTAGAGGTCGGTGTCATCGACTTGTTCGACTTGTCGCGATTCTCGGCCGCGATGCTTCAGGAAACACTGCGCACGTATGAAGGGATCGTCTCGCTGGAAGAGGGCTTTCGCGGGCGTGGCGGAATGGACGCAATGCTGTTCGAGTTTCTGGCGCGAAGCGGGCTGAATAAAAGGATGCTGAACATCGGGGTGGACGGTGCCTACCGTTTCGACCTGGGCACACGCACCGAGCTTCACGAACTCGTCGGAATCGGCCCCGAAGCGGTACAAAGAGGCATACACGATTTCGCGAACAGGGTCGCCGCCTAA
- a CDS encoding DegT/DnrJ/EryC1/StrS family aminotransferase, whose protein sequence is MSSYPLMRNNIAREDLDLVIEHLKQDDPILTHGANVRAFEEEWSEWLGVKHSVFVNSGASANLLTMAILKIRHPEGGEVIVPSLTWVSDIASVLQNGFTPVFVDIDPRSLAMDSKQILAKLNEKTRAVFLTHAQGFDGLTDELLEALQRRKIPLIEDVCESHGATHDGKRLGSFGWVSNFSFYYAHHLSTIEGGMICTNDPHVYQQARMLRSHGMVREANDPAVRATHQQQNPELNPDFIFAFPAYNVRNTEIGGILGRSQLKRLDTNVERRTKNFARFLSRIDAKKYRTDFKLEGSSNYAFNVVLREPDDAFVLRVMATMREARIEFRRGSAGGGNQLRQPYLKSIVPEGYHKAFPETEHIHFYGFYIGNFPDLKNREVDEVCAILNSVD, encoded by the coding sequence GTGTCGTCGTATCCTTTGATGCGCAACAATATTGCCCGAGAAGATCTGGATCTCGTCATCGAGCATCTGAAGCAGGACGATCCTATTCTCACGCATGGAGCGAACGTCCGGGCCTTCGAGGAGGAATGGTCCGAATGGTTGGGGGTAAAGCACAGTGTCTTCGTGAACTCGGGCGCGTCGGCAAACCTGCTTACGATGGCGATCCTCAAGATTCGGCATCCGGAAGGCGGAGAAGTGATCGTGCCTTCGCTGACGTGGGTTTCCGACATTGCATCCGTACTGCAGAACGGCTTCACGCCCGTGTTCGTCGACATTGATCCGCGCTCGCTGGCGATGGACTCGAAGCAAATCCTCGCCAAACTGAATGAAAAGACGCGGGCCGTGTTTCTGACCCACGCCCAAGGTTTCGACGGTTTGACGGACGAACTGCTTGAAGCGCTTCAACGGAGAAAGATCCCGTTGATCGAGGACGTTTGCGAATCGCACGGCGCAACTCACGATGGCAAGCGTCTAGGTAGCTTCGGCTGGGTTTCGAATTTTTCCTTCTACTATGCCCACCACCTGAGCACCATCGAAGGCGGGATGATTTGCACGAACGATCCGCACGTCTATCAGCAGGCTCGGATGCTTCGCTCGCATGGGATGGTTCGAGAAGCGAACGACCCGGCGGTCCGGGCGACGCATCAGCAGCAGAACCCCGAATTGAACCCGGATTTCATTTTTGCTTTCCCTGCGTACAACGTGCGTAATACGGAAATCGGAGGCATTCTAGGGCGCAGTCAGCTCAAGCGGCTCGACACCAACGTAGAACGCCGTACGAAGAATTTTGCACGCTTCCTGAGTCGGATAGATGCGAAGAAGTATCGGACCGATTTCAAGCTCGAGGGATCGAGCAATTACGCATTCAATGTGGTGCTTAGGGAGCCAGACGACGCATTTGTTCTGCGGGTAATGGCGACGATGCGGGAAGCGCGGATCGAGTTTCGTCGGGGCAGTGCCGGTGGTGGCAATCAACTGAGGCAGCCTTACCTGAAAAGCATCGTTCCCGAGGGTTACCACAAAGCGTTTCCCGAAACCGAGCACATCCATTTCTACGGCTTCTACATCGGCAACTTTCCTGATCTGAAGAATCGAGAAGTGGACGAGGTTTGCGCCATCCTTAATTCCGTCGACTGA